The following are encoded together in the Roseovarius sp. EL26 genome:
- a CDS encoding LTA synthase family protein, which translates to MIKNLSILKLLLPIILFIAFVPTLYRAYKINWIVTYRMGEGHHAFLEVIRNDAPLIALILGGLVLTAVIKNRWLAFIPFLVAAAMLLALLLDVIVYRQFSLRLTWADVVKFSDYAINYILDFNGIMIFGIVLSGVAFIAVAIVIFHAVRSLKLSFRNGSVIMAAITILSAACWVSKDTGYVHFRFYQNVIAYNQVIASEHRGYSEEFTTSAKNPFENHCVIYPRLSGPIIIYMVESLSSYQTDFFSGQNDWMPRLDDIARNNVALTDFYANGFTTEDGEVSLLTAEHPLYPPKNFSNGGSTNFAGQWKPERSLPRILEEQGYESYFLTSGDLSFSSTGKWASSIGFDHVQGSTHPFYDGMERFHFDSAGDEALVDHVLQTLDHATKQPFIFVKTVSSHHPHVHPDTGERSVEAVMRYTDSQIGRLHDELDTMGFFETGHLIIVGDHRSMLPLTKGEIDRIGMAKAYTQVPAILVSNTLNSKPEIIKTPYSHVDLSNTLMGLFGGEMCHSTIKGVIWGEKPAPPEYILHRRGDNRNQISIFSDERAGVVTLDGEDTHFVGTDFDNTEQDDLVKFVNYMRVKSGIKE; encoded by the coding sequence ATGATTAAAAACCTATCTATACTCAAGTTACTCCTTCCGATTATTCTTTTTATCGCTTTTGTTCCAACGCTTTACCGCGCTTATAAAATAAACTGGATCGTGACATACCGAATGGGAGAAGGGCATCATGCCTTTTTGGAAGTCATACGTAATGACGCCCCCCTGATTGCCCTCATACTTGGGGGTCTGGTTCTGACAGCAGTCATCAAAAATCGATGGCTGGCCTTCATCCCGTTTTTAGTGGCTGCTGCCATGTTGTTAGCGCTCTTGCTCGACGTCATCGTTTACAGACAGTTTTCCCTACGCCTAACTTGGGCCGACGTCGTCAAATTTTCCGATTATGCTATCAACTACATACTCGACTTTAATGGGATAATGATATTCGGCATCGTCCTGTCGGGTGTTGCCTTCATCGCTGTGGCAATTGTTATTTTTCACGCAGTGCGCTCATTAAAACTCAGCTTTCGCAATGGCTCCGTAATTATGGCGGCCATTACGATACTTTCCGCCGCGTGTTGGGTCAGCAAAGATACAGGCTACGTTCACTTCAGGTTTTATCAAAACGTCATCGCCTACAATCAGGTAATCGCTTCTGAGCATCGCGGATATTCAGAAGAATTTACAACATCTGCAAAAAATCCATTTGAAAACCATTGTGTAATTTACCCACGTTTATCCGGCCCTATCATTATTTATATGGTTGAATCCCTGTCCTCCTACCAAACGGACTTCTTTAGTGGGCAAAACGACTGGATGCCCCGTCTGGACGATATTGCCCGCAACAATGTTGCCCTGACTGATTTTTACGCCAACGGATTTACAACAGAAGATGGGGAAGTCTCACTGCTCACGGCTGAACATCCCTTGTATCCTCCAAAAAATTTCAGCAATGGTGGCAGTACAAACTTCGCCGGCCAATGGAAGCCAGAGCGGTCTTTGCCCCGCATATTAGAAGAACAAGGTTATGAAAGTTATTTCTTAACAAGCGGTGATTTGAGCTTTTCATCCACGGGAAAGTGGGCATCTTCGATTGGATTTGATCACGTCCAAGGAAGTACACACCCCTTTTATGATGGCATGGAACGTTTTCATTTTGACTCTGCTGGTGATGAAGCACTGGTTGATCATGTTTTGCAAACGCTAGATCACGCAACCAAACAACCATTTATCTTTGTAAAGACAGTAAGCAGCCATCACCCACATGTTCATCCAGATACAGGCGAACGTTCGGTCGAGGCCGTGATGCGTTACACCGATTCTCAGATAGGTCGTCTCCATGATGAGTTGGACACGATGGGCTTTTTTGAAACCGGTCACCTGATAATCGTCGGAGATCACCGGTCAATGTTACCACTCACTAAGGGCGAGATTGATCGTATTGGTATGGCCAAAGCTTACACACAAGTGCCCGCAATCTTAGTCAGCAACACTCTGAATTCGAAGCCAGAAATAATCAAAACCCCCTACAGTCATGTAGACCTGAGCAACACCTTAATGGGCTTGTTTGGCGGCGAAATGTGCCACAGCACGATCAAAGGGGTCATTTGGGGTGAAAAGCCAGCACCACCTGAATATATCCTCCATCGGCGAGGGGATAACCGAAATCAGATATCCATATTTTCGGATGAGCGCGCTGGAGTCGTAACTCTAGATGGTGAAGATACTCATTTTGTTGGAACCGATTTTGACAATACCGAGCAAGATGACTTGGTCAAGTTTGTAAATTATATGCGGGTCAAATCAGGCATCAAAGAATAG
- the murJ gene encoding murein biosynthesis integral membrane protein MurJ, with translation MKPIRLLSGVLTVGGWTLLSRLMGFVRDVIIAGLIGPGVLMDAYVAAFRLPNMFRRFFAEGAFNAAFVPMFSKRLESGEDPNGFASLAFSGLALVLLTLSGLAMVFMPALVWATAEGFSGDERFGLTVDYGRVVFPYVLFISLAALLSGALNAAGRFAAAAAAPVLLNIMLVIAMVTAWLMGGGVARALIWTIPFAGIAQLALVWVAADRAGLRIRPIRPRWTPEMSNLVRVAVPAALAGGVVQINLVVGQLVASSYDNAVSWLYSADRLYQLPLGVIGIAVGIVLLPDLSRKLKANDDEGARHSLSRAGEISLALTIPSAVALMIIPLPLVSVLFERGAFGTDDTAATALAVSIYGLGLPAFVLQKLLQPLYFAREDTKRPFYYALVAMIVNAAIAIGLSFYIGWIAAAIAASAAGWVMAVFLGVGVRKYGDVAKFDARFRRRIWRIVVASAFMGWVLWSMTIVLGPLFAAGGVRWLALLILISSGAVSYFLSGHLIGAFRLGDFRGALRR, from the coding sequence ATGAAACCCATCCGCCTTCTTTCCGGTGTTCTGACGGTGGGCGGCTGGACTTTGCTCAGTCGCCTTATGGGCTTTGTGCGCGATGTGATAATCGCGGGGTTAATTGGTCCTGGCGTTTTGATGGATGCCTATGTCGCGGCCTTTCGCTTGCCCAACATGTTTCGCCGGTTCTTCGCCGAGGGCGCGTTCAACGCGGCTTTTGTGCCGATGTTTTCCAAGCGGTTGGAATCAGGCGAGGATCCGAATGGATTCGCTAGCTTAGCGTTTAGCGGCCTAGCGCTGGTTTTACTTACCCTGTCTGGATTGGCGATGGTGTTCATGCCTGCGTTGGTCTGGGCTACTGCCGAAGGCTTTTCTGGCGACGAGCGGTTTGGCCTCACTGTTGATTACGGGCGTGTCGTCTTTCCCTATGTGTTGTTCATCTCATTGGCGGCACTTTTGTCAGGTGCGTTGAATGCAGCGGGTCGGTTTGCGGCAGCAGCGGCGGCGCCCGTGTTACTGAACATTATGCTAGTAATCGCAATGGTCACGGCTTGGCTGATGGGTGGCGGGGTAGCGCGGGCATTGATTTGGACCATCCCCTTTGCCGGCATAGCGCAATTGGCGCTGGTTTGGGTGGCCGCTGATCGTGCTGGTTTGCGCATTCGCCCAATCCGCCCGCGCTGGACGCCAGAGATGTCCAATCTTGTCCGGGTCGCGGTTCCTGCGGCGCTGGCTGGGGGGGTGGTACAGATCAATTTGGTGGTCGGGCAGTTGGTGGCGTCAAGCTACGACAATGCGGTCAGCTGGCTTTATTCCGCAGACCGGCTGTATCAATTGCCGCTGGGGGTTATTGGTATCGCAGTGGGCATCGTGTTATTGCCTGACCTATCGCGTAAATTAAAGGCCAACGATGACGAAGGCGCGCGGCATTCGCTGTCGCGGGCTGGGGAAATTTCATTGGCGCTAACGATCCCTTCCGCTGTGGCGTTGATGATCATCCCGTTGCCGCTGGTTTCAGTTTTGTTTGAACGCGGGGCCTTTGGTACCGATGACACTGCGGCAACAGCTTTGGCAGTATCGATCTACGGCCTGGGCTTGCCTGCCTTTGTTTTGCAAAAACTTTTGCAACCACTGTATTTCGCCCGCGAAGACACCAAACGCCCGTTTTATTATGCGCTTGTGGCGATGATTGTGAATGCTGCGATTGCCATCGGACTGTCCTTTTACATCGGTTGGATTGCTGCGGCCATCGCCGCCAGCGCGGCGGGTTGGGTTATGGCGGTTTTCCTCGGAGTGGGCGTGCGCAAATACGGAGATGTCGCCAAGTTTGACGCCCGCTTCCGTCGCCGCATCTGGCGTATTGTCGTTGCCTCGGCCTTTATGGGCTGGGTGCTGTGGAGCATGACCATCGTGTTGGGCCCGCTGTTTGCCGCAGGTGGTGTCCGATGGCTGGCACTGTTGATTTTGATCAGTTCAGGCGCAGTCAGTTATTTCCTGAGCGGCCATCTAATCGGAGCCTTCCGACTGGGTGACTTCAGGGGGGCATTGCGGCGCTGA
- a CDS encoding rhomboid family intramembrane serine protease: MSDPHMQSPVNPLPPVIVALFLALIGVEAIFTIGAQSGIGGPQAIGWRNNAIQTYGFNADIFDWMWDNHRYPAEHLMRFITYPFVSGSFTQALFGGVMVLALGKFVGDVFSQWATLLLFVVSSFVGAVVYGFVAGDQPWLLGPFPGVYGLIGGFTYLMWLKLGQMGAPQARAFSLIGLLLGIQLLFGLLFGGSRDWLADLSGFASGFTLSFVLAPGGWQKIRAMMRHE; the protein is encoded by the coding sequence ATGTCCGACCCGCATATGCAAAGCCCGGTGAATCCTTTGCCACCCGTTATTGTGGCCCTGTTTCTGGCCCTGATCGGGGTTGAGGCGATCTTTACCATCGGTGCACAGTCCGGCATTGGCGGCCCGCAGGCCATTGGTTGGCGCAACAACGCCATTCAAACTTATGGCTTCAACGCTGATATTTTCGACTGGATGTGGGACAATCACCGCTATCCAGCTGAACATCTGATGCGATTCATCACATACCCTTTTGTTAGCGGTAGTTTTACGCAGGCCCTGTTTGGTGGGGTGATGGTGCTGGCGTTGGGTAAGTTTGTTGGCGATGTCTTCAGTCAATGGGCTACATTACTGCTGTTTGTCGTATCCTCCTTTGTCGGCGCAGTTGTCTATGGCTTCGTCGCCGGAGATCAACCTTGGTTGCTTGGCCCTTTCCCAGGTGTTTATGGCCTGATCGGGGGCTTCACCTATCTCATGTGGCTCAAACTCGGCCAGATGGGCGCCCCACAAGCGCGGGCCTTTTCCCTGATTGGGCTATTGCTGGGCATTCAGCTTTTGTTTGGCCTGTTGTTTGGCGGTAGTCGGGATTGGTTGGCTGATCTGAGTGGCTTTGCAAGTGGTTTCACGTTATCTTTTGTCCTCGCCCCCGGCGGCTGGCAAAAAATTCGGGCAATGATGCGGCACGAGTAG
- the trpS gene encoding tryptophan--tRNA ligase, whose translation MTEVVHTPRVFSGIQPSGGLTLGNYLGAMKRFVDMQDSGVETIYCMVDLHAITVWQDPANLRRATRELCAGYIASGLDPEKSILFNQSQVPEHTQMAWIFNCVARMGWMQRMTQFKDKAGKNAQNASLGLLAYPALMAADILVYHATQVPVGEDQKQHLELTRDIAIKFNNDFGVDFFPVTEPVIEGAATKVMSLRDGSKKMSKSDPSDMSRINLTDDADTIAKKIRKAKTDPEPLPSEVKGLEERPEARNLVNIYAALSEKSVDQVMQDVGGRTFSEFKPMLAELAVEKMSPISGEMSRLMQDTTEIDRILANGSERARAIASPILQKTYDIVGMVGAKV comes from the coding sequence ATGACCGAGGTGGTCCACACACCCCGCGTTTTTTCAGGCATCCAGCCTTCGGGCGGTTTGACACTGGGGAACTACTTGGGCGCGATGAAGCGCTTTGTTGATATGCAAGATAGCGGCGTTGAAACGATCTATTGCATGGTCGATCTGCACGCGATTACCGTATGGCAAGACCCGGCCAATCTGCGACGCGCCACGCGCGAGCTGTGCGCGGGTTATATTGCGTCTGGCTTGGATCCGGAAAAATCGATCCTGTTCAACCAATCTCAGGTGCCTGAGCACACGCAGATGGCGTGGATCTTCAACTGTGTTGCGCGCATGGGTTGGATGCAACGGATGACGCAGTTCAAGGACAAGGCGGGCAAGAATGCGCAGAACGCCTCTTTGGGTCTGCTGGCCTATCCGGCGCTGATGGCTGCGGACATTCTGGTGTATCACGCCACGCAGGTGCCTGTGGGAGAAGACCAGAAACAGCATCTGGAGCTGACCCGCGACATTGCGATCAAGTTCAACAACGACTTTGGTGTGGATTTCTTCCCGGTAACGGAGCCCGTGATCGAAGGCGCGGCTACAAAGGTAATGAGCCTGCGCGATGGATCAAAGAAGATGTCAAAATCTGACCCATCGGATATGTCGCGCATCAACCTGACCGATGATGCCGACACGATTGCCAAAAAAATCCGCAAAGCCAAGACTGATCCGGAACCACTCCCGTCCGAGGTCAAAGGGTTGGAAGAGCGCCCTGAGGCTCGCAATCTGGTTAACATCTACGCAGCGCTGTCAGAAAAAAGCGTTGATCAGGTGATGCAGGATGTCGGCGGCCGGACGTTTTCTGAGTTCAAGCCGATGCTGGCCGAATTGGCGGTTGAAAAGATGTCACCGATCTCGGGCGAAATGTCCCGTTTGATGCAGGACACAACCGAGATTGATCGTATTCTGGCCAACGGTAGCGAACGCGCCCGTGCGATTGCAAGCCCGATCCTGCAAAAAACCTATGACATTGTCGGCATGGTCGGCGCAAAAGTCTGA
- a CDS encoding PLP-dependent cysteine synthase family protein has product MTSTRSTQGRGRRYDSVLETIGDTPVIRVNNLAPDHVQVYVKAEAFNPAASVKDRLAISIIETAERDGTLKPGQTVVEATSGNTGIGLAMVCAQKGYPLVVTMADSFSIERRRLMRILGAKVVLTPRAEKGFGMYKKAAELAEKHGWFLAHQFETKANATIHENTTAQEILGDFEGERLDYIVTGYGTGGTVTGIGRVMHDKRPDTKIVLSEPANAALLGSGKEQGREEDGAPAHSHPAFEPHPIQGWTPDFIPLVLQEAIDKKFIHDLTPVPGPAGIEWAQKLAANEGILTGISGGASFAVAMQIAEKAESGSVILAMLPDTGERYMTTPLFESIPEDMSEEEQEISRSTPNYQMD; this is encoded by the coding sequence ATGACATCAACACGCAGCACGCAAGGACGCGGCCGCCGCTATGACAGCGTTCTAGAAACCATCGGCGACACGCCAGTGATCCGGGTCAACAACCTCGCCCCCGATCATGTGCAAGTGTACGTTAAGGCCGAGGCATTTAATCCCGCTGCATCGGTCAAGGACCGACTGGCGATCAGTATCATAGAGACAGCAGAACGCGATGGTACACTGAAGCCTGGCCAAACCGTGGTTGAAGCGACCAGCGGCAACACTGGCATCGGCCTAGCAATGGTCTGCGCGCAAAAAGGCTATCCGCTGGTGGTGACCATGGCCGATAGCTTTTCGATTGAGCGTCGCCGCCTGATGCGGATCCTAGGGGCCAAGGTGGTACTGACTCCACGGGCCGAAAAAGGCTTCGGAATGTATAAAAAGGCAGCGGAGCTGGCTGAGAAGCACGGCTGGTTTCTGGCACATCAGTTTGAGACGAAAGCCAATGCCACTATCCATGAAAACACTACAGCACAGGAAATCCTTGGCGATTTTGAGGGCGAACGGTTGGATTACATCGTCACCGGTTACGGCACCGGCGGTACCGTAACCGGCATTGGCCGGGTAATGCATGATAAGCGACCCGACACCAAAATCGTGCTATCTGAGCCCGCCAATGCCGCTTTGCTCGGAAGTGGTAAAGAGCAGGGCCGCGAAGAAGATGGGGCGCCCGCACATAGCCACCCGGCATTTGAACCGCATCCTATTCAGGGCTGGACCCCGGATTTCATCCCACTGGTGTTACAGGAAGCCATTGATAAGAAATTCATCCATGACCTGACCCCGGTACCCGGCCCTGCGGGCATTGAATGGGCCCAGAAATTAGCGGCGAACGAGGGCATCCTGACCGGCATTTCGGGTGGGGCAAGCTTTGCCGTTGCGATGCAGATCGCTGAAAAGGCTGAATCAGGGTCTGTCATTTTGGCCATGCTGCCCGACACTGGTGAACGCTATATGACCACGCCCCTGTTCGAGAGCATTCCAGAGGATATGTCAGAAGAGGAGCAGGAGATTTCCCGCTCCACTCCGAATTATCAGATGGATTGA
- a CDS encoding VOC family protein, whose product MSNTIHPQTSIGHVHLKVANLDRAIGFYSGVLGFEVQQRSAQAAFLSAGGYHHHLGLNTWDSLGGSPAPRGNTGLYHTAFLYPDRAQLADAVRRVTEAGIAIEGSADHGVSEAIYTSDPDGNGVELYRDRPESEWPREADGSLAMINARLDLEQLLSEAPEVQ is encoded by the coding sequence ATGAGTAACACCATTCATCCCCAAACCAGTATTGGCCATGTCCACCTCAAAGTCGCGAATTTGGATCGCGCCATTGGGTTCTATTCCGGTGTGCTGGGTTTTGAGGTTCAGCAACGCAGTGCGCAAGCAGCGTTTTTATCTGCTGGTGGATATCACCACCACCTGGGTCTGAACACTTGGGACAGCCTCGGCGGCTCCCCTGCGCCACGTGGGAACACCGGACTCTATCACACCGCATTCCTCTATCCTGACCGTGCGCAATTGGCCGATGCCGTGCGTCGAGTGACTGAAGCGGGGATCGCAATCGAAGGCTCCGCTGATCACGGCGTTAGCGAGGCGATCTATACCTCGGATCCTGACGGCAACGGTGTCGAGCTTTACCGTGACCGCCCCGAAAGTGAATGGCCGCGCGAAGCCGATGGCAGCCTTGCCATGATCAACGCGCGACTGGATCTGGAGCAGCTGCTGTCAGAAGCGCCTGAAGTTCAATGA
- a CDS encoding DUF1826 domain-containing protein, which produces MNFVPADVTAANLNIAIADDPSELTAFKKADCPAAILQRHPNPKFQEWIDQVDANRLPRGRIILQPNAVSDAVHQLCEVANSPTGPELEWLQNDISELATIFSDLMQASFLRLRLDVVTTNACRKFHIDAITARLVCTYRGTGTQYGTAMGGSDPEQIHTMPSCKAILLRGTLSPTIPPSGLVHRSPPIEGTGETRLVLVLDPVFDPDQEAEQRFHH; this is translated from the coding sequence ATGAATTTTGTGCCCGCCGACGTTACTGCTGCCAACTTGAACATCGCTATTGCGGATGATCCCAGCGAATTGACAGCCTTTAAGAAGGCCGATTGCCCCGCTGCCATCTTGCAACGACATCCTAATCCAAAATTCCAGGAATGGATTGATCAGGTTGACGCCAACCGCCTGCCACGGGGACGGATCATTCTTCAACCAAATGCTGTTTCAGACGCCGTGCACCAACTGTGTGAGGTCGCAAATTCGCCGACGGGGCCGGAACTTGAATGGCTCCAAAATGATATCTCGGAACTGGCAACAATCTTCTCGGACTTGATGCAGGCTTCGTTTTTGCGGCTACGGTTAGATGTGGTTACCACAAACGCCTGTCGTAAGTTCCATATCGACGCGATTACCGCGCGGCTGGTCTGCACCTATCGCGGGACTGGAACACAATATGGCACGGCGATGGGTGGCAGCGATCCGGAACAGATCCACACTATGCCAAGTTGCAAGGCTATCTTGTTGCGTGGAACGCTAAGCCCAACGATCCCTCCGTCCGGTCTTGTGCACCGGTCGCCCCCGATTGAAGGTACAGGAGAGACTCGTCTTGTACTTGTTCTTGATCCGGTTTTTGATCCGGATCAAGAAGCCGAGCAAAGGTTCCATCATTGA
- a CDS encoding GTP-binding protein, with product MQDSRLPVTVLSGFLGAGKTTLLNRVLNNREGRRVAVIVNDMSEVNIDADLVRADTELSRTDETLVEMSNGCICCTLRDDLLDEVRRLAGEGRFEYLLIESTGISEPLPVAATFDFRDEFGDSLSDVARLDTMVTVVDAVNLLNDYSSHDFLRDRGETMGEEDERTLVHLLTDQIEFADVVVLNKVTDAGPHKVDAARKIIRSLNADAQIIETDQSDVTASTILDTGLFDFEKAHEHPMWAKELYGFEDHVPETEEYGVTSYVYRARLPFVPERIMEVLNGSMPGVIRAKGHFWISTRPDWVAEFSLAGALSSVAPLGQWWATVPEARRPENDSARAYMQAHWQEPWGDRRQEIVFIGAHIDWAALKAQLDNCLVPALATSGLDDLPDYPDPFPMWRRAEDAA from the coding sequence ATTCAGGATTCCCGCCTGCCGGTAACCGTACTGTCAGGGTTTCTAGGTGCAGGAAAAACAACCTTGCTGAACCGAGTATTGAACAATCGCGAAGGCAGGCGTGTTGCCGTCATCGTAAACGACATGTCCGAAGTGAACATCGATGCCGATTTGGTGCGGGCGGATACAGAACTAAGCCGTACAGATGAAACACTGGTTGAAATGTCCAACGGCTGTATTTGTTGTACACTTCGGGACGACCTGTTGGACGAAGTGCGCCGTTTAGCGGGCGAAGGTCGGTTTGAATATCTCCTGATAGAATCCACGGGAATTTCGGAACCGCTACCCGTGGCCGCAACTTTTGACTTCCGGGATGAATTCGGCGACAGCCTGTCCGACGTCGCACGTTTAGATACGATGGTCACAGTCGTCGACGCTGTGAACCTATTGAACGATTACTCATCGCACGATTTTCTGCGTGATCGGGGCGAAACAATGGGAGAAGAGGATGAGCGCACCTTGGTTCATCTCTTGACCGATCAAATTGAATTTGCCGATGTTGTTGTCTTGAACAAAGTGACAGACGCCGGTCCACATAAGGTTGATGCCGCCAGAAAGATCATTCGCAGCCTGAACGCGGATGCGCAGATCATCGAGACCGACCAGTCCGATGTGACCGCCAGCACTATCCTTGATACCGGCTTGTTCGACTTTGAAAAAGCACATGAGCATCCGATGTGGGCCAAGGAACTTTATGGCTTCGAAGATCATGTGCCAGAAACCGAAGAATACGGTGTGACCTCCTATGTCTATCGCGCGCGATTGCCTTTTGTACCCGAACGCATCATGGAGGTTCTGAACGGAAGTATGCCGGGAGTAATCCGCGCAAAGGGGCATTTCTGGATCTCAACACGCCCCGATTGGGTCGCGGAATTTTCTTTGGCAGGCGCGCTCTCTTCTGTCGCCCCCCTCGGACAATGGTGGGCGACTGTCCCAGAAGCACGCCGCCCCGAAAACGACAGCGCCCGCGCCTACATGCAGGCACATTGGCAAGAGCCTTGGGGCGATCGTCGGCAAGAGATCGTCTTCATTGGTGCACATATCGACTGGGCTGCACTCAAGGCGCAATTAGACAACTGTCTTGTCCCTGCATTAGCAACGTCCGGGCTTGATGATCTGCCGGATTACCCTGATCCGTTCCCAATGTGGCGCCGGGCAGAGGACGCGGCATGA
- a CDS encoding branched-chain amino acid aminotransferase encodes MATGKNIRTYYQGTWHDGDVPVMKAADHAMWLGSNVFDGARYAYDLTPDLDKHCARVNASARALMLTPTVAAEDMVEIVHEGLKAYSPEQAVYIRPMYWGVESGYSAIVPADGGEIGFAICLEEVPMAGPEVSTTLTRTGFRRPVLEDAVVNAKAACLYPNNARMLAEAKAKGFGNALVADALGNVAETATSNAFAVKDGEVFTPVPNGTFLAGITRARHIENLRADGVVVHETTMNFADFHAADEVFLTGNVHKITPVTVFDDTQYQIGPVTRRAREMYWDWAKSE; translated from the coding sequence ATGGCAACAGGCAAGAATATCCGCACCTATTATCAGGGTACCTGGCATGACGGCGATGTGCCGGTTATGAAGGCCGCCGATCATGCGATGTGGCTGGGTAGCAATGTGTTTGATGGGGCGCGCTACGCCTATGACCTGACCCCGGATCTGGATAAACATTGCGCGCGGGTGAATGCTTCGGCCCGGGCCCTAATGTTGACGCCGACGGTTGCAGCCGAAGATATGGTTGAGATCGTGCATGAAGGTCTCAAGGCTTACAGTCCAGAGCAGGCAGTTTACATTCGCCCGATGTATTGGGGGGTTGAAAGTGGCTATTCTGCAATTGTCCCGGCGGATGGTGGAGAGATTGGGTTTGCCATCTGTTTGGAGGAAGTGCCGATGGCCGGGCCTGAGGTATCAACCACCTTGACCCGCACTGGGTTCCGCCGCCCGGTTCTTGAGGACGCTGTGGTCAATGCCAAGGCCGCCTGTCTTTATCCCAACAACGCTCGTATGCTGGCCGAAGCCAAGGCCAAGGGTTTTGGTAATGCGTTGGTGGCTGATGCTTTGGGTAATGTGGCTGAAACGGCGACCTCGAATGCCTTTGCCGTAAAAGATGGCGAGGTATTTACACCTGTGCCGAACGGGACCTTTCTTGCTGGGATCACCCGCGCCCGCCATATTGAAAACCTGCGTGCCGATGGCGTGGTGGTCCACGAGACCACAATGAACTTCGCCGATTTCCATGCTGCCGATGAAGTATTCCTGACCGGCAATGTTCACAAGATCACTCCGGTGACAGTCTTTGATGACACCCAGTATCAGATTGGCCCCGTCACTCGGCGTGCCCGCGAGATGTATTGGGATTGGGCGAAGTCGGAATAA
- a CDS encoding acyl-CoA dehydrogenase family protein: MPTPLQDILDRARQHAETVITPNVDAWNEAGVWPREASDKAGEQGLAGLYAPEELGGQGLSLGDGIQVYEQLGLGDGAYAFALSMHNICTFAGCGYGTEAFKDQWARDLTSGRKLANFALTEPQSGSDATNMYSRAVINDDGTWTINGAKAWVSLAGEADVYFTVVKTSDEPGHKDMAMIAIPADTPGLTFGSKYDTPSYQFLPLSEMYMKDVVVSQDNIILPIGQGLQGSLMAIDIARVSIASGCCGLMQSALDTALSYSKNRKMFGGKNLELDGIQWMLGEVATDLEASRLMYRAAANALGTPEGPLMAAHAKRFVPDAAVKAANTCTQVLGGMGLLKPYGMDRLSRLSQMLRIVDGTTEISRVVIGRSLMKRAKTLPDLPIPKGYGEE; the protein is encoded by the coding sequence ATGCCCACACCACTCCAAGACATTCTAGATCGCGCGCGGCAGCACGCAGAAACTGTAATTACTCCGAACGTTGATGCGTGGAACGAGGCGGGTGTTTGGCCACGCGAGGCCTCTGACAAAGCTGGCGAGCAGGGCCTGGCCGGACTTTATGCACCCGAAGAACTCGGTGGACAGGGTCTGTCGTTGGGTGATGGTATTCAAGTCTATGAACAGCTGGGCTTGGGTGATGGTGCCTATGCCTTTGCACTGTCGATGCACAATATCTGCACCTTTGCAGGTTGTGGCTACGGCACCGAAGCCTTCAAAGATCAATGGGCGCGTGATCTGACATCAGGCCGCAAGCTGGCGAATTTTGCACTGACCGAGCCGCAGTCCGGGTCGGACGCCACCAACATGTACAGCCGTGCGGTGATCAACGATGACGGCACTTGGACCATCAATGGCGCCAAGGCCTGGGTCAGCCTCGCGGGTGAAGCGGATGTTTACTTCACTGTTGTCAAAACCAGTGATGAGCCCGGCCACAAGGACATGGCGATGATCGCCATTCCGGCCGACACGCCCGGACTGACGTTTGGTTCCAAGTACGACACACCAAGCTACCAATTCCTACCCCTCTCTGAGATGTACATGAAGGACGTGGTAGTATCCCAAGACAACATCATCCTGCCCATCGGTCAGGGCCTTCAAGGATCATTAATGGCCATCGATATTGCCCGCGTCTCCATCGCCTCAGGTTGCTGTGGCCTGATGCAGTCTGCATTGGATACAGCGCTGAGCTATTCAAAGAACCGCAAAATGTTCGGCGGCAAGAACCTTGAGCTTGATGGCATTCAGTGGATGCTGGGCGAGGTCGCAACCGATTTGGAAGCCTCACGTCTGATGTACCGCGCCGCCGCCAATGCACTGGGCACACCCGAAGGCCCGCTGATGGCGGCACACGCGAAACGTTTTGTACCAGATGCGGCCGTCAAAGCAGCCAATACCTGCACGCAAGTGCTGGGCGGCATGGGCCTGCTCAAGCCTTACGGCATGGACCGCCTGTCTCGCCTGAGCCAAATGCTACGCATCGTTGACGGCACTACCGAAATCAGCCGCGTCGTCATCGGCCGCAGCCTGATGAAACGCGCCAAGACCTTGCCCGACTTGCCCATTCCAAAGGGCTACGGCGAAGAATAA